The nucleotide window CTGGGTGCTTGGTgttgggtgggggggtgtcagGATGTCTTGGGGCAGGTCTGGGTGCCCCGGAGCACCCACGCCTCCCCCTctcaccccacagctgccccccccCGGGGTGCCCCTGGCAGTGGCCCCCTCTCGGCTGCAGGGACTTCTGGGGCGCTGGCGGGAGAAAGTCTTCAGCCTCCTGGTGCAGCTGCGGGTGCAGGAAGAGGTGCAGAGGGTGCTGAGGGCGCAGGTGGGTGCCCAGGTGGCTGCGACCCTCCTGGGGGGGCTGCTTAGGTCCCGTGTTAGGGGGGTTGGGGGTGTCCAGTGTCTGGGTTCCCCCTGGAAGGGGGCCTGGGTACCATACTGGGGGATCAGGGGGGCACCCAGGTGCCTGGGTCTTTCCCGAGGGGTGCAGGGGTCCCATGTGAGGGGGTTGGGGGGCACCCACGTGCCTGGGTCCCTCCTGAGGGGTGCAGGGGTCCCTCCTGAGGGGTGCCTGGGTCCCCTGGGGGGTCTGAGGGGGCACCGAGGTGCCTGGGTCCCTCCCAAGGGGTGCAGGGGTCCCTCCTGGTGGGTGTCTGGGTCCCTTGGGGGGTCTGGGAGCACCCAGGTGCCTGGGTCCCTCCTGAGGGGTGCAGGGGTCCCTCCCGAGGAGTGCCTGGGTCCCatgggggggtctgggggggcaCCCAGGTGCCTGGGTCCCTCCTGAGGCGTGCAGGGGTCCCTCCTGGTGGGTGTCTGGGTCCCTTGGGGGGTCTGGGAGCACCCAGGTGCCAGGGTCCCTCCTGAGGGGTGCAGGGGTCCCTCCTGGTGGGGGTCTGGGGGGCACCCAGGTGCCAGGGTCCCTCCTGAGGCGTGCAGGGGTCCCTCCTGGTGGGTGTCTGGGTCCCTTGGGGGGTCTGGGAGCACCCAGGTGCCAGGGTCCCTCCTGAGGGGTGCAGGGGTCCCTCCTGGTGGGTGCCTGGGTCCCAtggggggtctggggggcaCCCAGGTGCCTGGGTCCCTCCCGAGGCGTGCAGGGGTCCCTCCTGGTGGGTGTCTGGGTCCCctggggggggtctggggggcaCCCAGGTGCCAGGGTCCCTCCTGAGGGGTGCAGGGGTCCCTCCTGAGGGGTGCCTGGGTCCCctggggggtctgggggggcaCCCAGGTGCCTGGGTCCCTCCCAAGGGGTGCAGGGGTCCCTCCTGGTGGGTGTCTGGGTCCCTTGGGGGGTCTGGGAGCACCCAGGTGCCAGGGTCCCTCCTGAGGGGTGCAGGGGTCCCTCCCGAGGGGTGTCTGGGTCCCctgggggggtctggggggcaCCCAGGTGCCTGGGTCCCTCCTGAGGGGTGCAGGGGTCCCTCCCGAGGGGTGTCTGGGTCCCatggggggtctgggggggcaCCCAGGTGCCTGGGTCCCTCCCGAGGCGTGCAGGGGTCCCTCCTGGTGGGTGTCTGGGTCCCTTGGGGGGGTCTGGGAGCACCCAGGTGCCAGGGTCCCTCCTGAGGGGTGCAGGGGTCCCTCCTGGTGGGTGCCTGGGTCCCctggggggtctggggggcaCCCAGGTGCCTGGGTCCCTCCTGAGGCGTGCAGGGGTCCCCTCCTGGTGGGTGCCTGGGTCCCctggggggtctggggggcaCCCAGGTGCCTGGGTCCCTCCCAAGGGGTGCAGGGGTCCCTCCTGGTGGGTGTCTGGGTCCCCTGGGGGGTCTGGGAGCACCCAGGTGCCAGGGTCCCTCCTGAGGGGTGCAGGGGTCCCTCCCGAGGGGTGTCTGGGTCCCttggggggtctggggggggcACCCAGGTGCCTGGGTCCCTCCCAAGGGGTGCAGGGGTCCCTCCTGAGGGGTGCCTGGGTCCCctggggggtctggggggcaCCCAGGTGCCTGGGTCCCTCCCGAGGCGTGCAGGGGTCCCTCCTGGTGGGTGTCTGGGTCCCttggggggtctggggggcaCCCCGGTGCCTGGGTCCCTCCCAAGGGGTGCAGGGGTCCCTCCTGGTGGGTGTCTGGGTCCCTTGGGGAGTCTGGGAGCACCCAGGTGCCTGGGTCCCTCCTGAGGGGTGCAGGGGTCCCTCCCGAGGGGTGTCTGGGTCCCatgggggggtctgggggggcaCCCAGGTGCCTGGGTCCCTCCCAAGGGGTGCAAGGGGTCCCTCCTGAGGGGTGCCTGGGTCCCctggggggtctggggggcaCCCAGGTGCCTGGGTCCCTCCCGAGGCGTGCAGGGGTCCCTCCTGGTGGGTGTCTGGGTCCCATGTGAGGGGGTTAGGGAGCACCCAGATGCCAGGGTCCCCTCCTGGTGGGTGCCTGGGTCCctggggggtctggggggcaCCCAGGTGCCTGGGTCCCTCCCAAGGGGTGCAGGGGGTCCCTCCTGGTGGGTGCCTGGGTCCCctggggggtctggggggcaCCCAAGTGCCTGGGTCCCCTCCCAAGGGGTGCAGGGGTCCCTCCTGGTGGGTGTCTGGGTCCCctggggggtctggggggcaCCCAGGTGCCTGGGTCCCTCCCaagggggtgcagggggtccCTCCCGAGGGGTGTCTGGGTCCCctgggggggtctggggggcaCCCAGGTGCCTGGGTCCCTCCCGAGGCGTGCAGGGGTCCCTCCTGAGGGGTGTCTGGGTCCCATGTTAGGGGGTTCGGGGGCACCCAGATGCCAGGGTCCCCTCCTGGTGGGGTGCCTGGGTCCCCTTGGGGGGTCCTGGGAGCACCCAGGTGCCTGGGTCCCTCCCAAGGGGTGCAGGTGTCCCATCTAGGAGGTTGGGGGGCACCTCGGTGTCTCCAGGGGGTCACCTGTTTccctttggggggggggggggggggggtgtcttcTGAATGCCCTGGGTCCCTGCTGGGACAATCCTGGACGCCTGCATGCCTCAGgtgggggacactggggacgGCGGTGGGCAGCGGGGGACCGCGGCGGGTGACACGGCTGGAGCTGAGCTTACGTGAGAGGGGCGGCCACCGCCGAGCTGCAGCGTCGGGACGTCGGAGGTCAGCAGGGACACAAGGGACATGGGGGGGACCTTCTGGGGACATGGGGGGTGtatggggagctgctggagatgtGAGGGGGCATGCTGGGGACACACCTGGGGAAATGGGGACCGGCTGGGGACATGAAGGGACCTGCTGGGGACACATGTGTGGTAAAGGGGGGACCTGGTGGGGACGTGGGGACCTGCTGAGGGGACAAATTGGggcaaggggggggggcgggggcacaTCATATAGAGGCGTGCTGGGGACACAGAAGGCTGTTGGGGACATATATTGGATGTGGGGGGACACATTGAGGACCTGTGTGGGACgtgctggggacatggggacctACTGGGGACATGCCTGGGAAGTGGGAGGACATGCTGGAGGCACCAAGGGCCACACAGGGGCCACACTGGGGCCACACTGGGGCCACGGGTGACCGCTGGGCGGTATCTCCCAGTACCTGGCCAGGGAGGTGACCCAGAGTGGGGACATGGTGGGGACACGGGAGGGCTTGGGGGCAGGTTAGGGACGCAGTGGCACTTGTCCCAGCGCCTGGCACAGGAGGTGGTGCGACAGCGGGGACGGGCAGAGGCGGCTGAGGAGGCACTGAGGGgactggcccaggcagctgccaggtaCTGGGAGGAACTGGAGGGGACTGGGGGCCAACTGGGTGGGCCTGGAGGGGGCACCAAGAGGGACTGGGGTGGGGAATTGGGCACTGAGAGGGACGGGGGGAACAGGGAAGAAACTGGGAAGGCACTGGGAGGGGTTGGGATAGGGGCTGAAGAAGtactgggaggcactgggaaggAACTGGGGGGCATCTGAGGGATACTGGGAAGGAACTGGGGTCATCTAGGGGATACTGGAAAGGCACTGAGGGGCATCTGGGGGGGTTACTGGGAGGAACAGAGGGGCATCAGGGGGATAGTGGGATGGGGACACTGGGAGGTCACCAGTGCCCCGTATGTCACGGCTGgtcctgtccccatgtcccccctgTCCCCCAGGCTGGCCAGAGTGGTGACAGCACATGAGGCTGAGGTGACAGCTGCCACCGGGACCATGGTCACCCTCAGCGCCCGCCTGCACCGGGTGGGACAGCAGCTCCGCGTCCTCCAGGGTATGGGGACCCAGggtgggggacatggggacccagggtgggggacatggggacacagggtgggggacatggggacacaggaGGGATGTGgacacagggatggggatggtgACAGGACGGGCGTGAGGACAGAGTGGCCCTGGACccccccctgtccccagggctggtgaACCCAGTGTCAccctgtcccctgtccccaggaCTGATGTCCCCAGCGGTGGCCTTGGACCAGGCACGGTGGCGGCAGGACCCAGCTGGGGACTGGTGAGTGGTGGGGGAGGGGTCCGCATGCCCGAGTCCACgttggggggtgctgggggccacCAGGAGACCCTGCGGGTGGGGAGGGGACCCCATGGGTGACATCAGGACCCCCACGGTGGCTTGGGGACATTGGGCCCCTGGGAGTAACTTTGGGACCCCAGGGGTGGCAGGGGACCCGCTCTTGGGAGACCCCGGGGTGACATGGTGGCACTGTCCCCACCCCGCTGGCCCTGACCCacgcgtggggctgggggtgacaCAGTGACactgtccccagcctggtggCCAAGGTGACAGGCAGCACCCATCTTCTTGCGGGGACGGTGGCCAAGGTCCGGCGCAGTGGCGAGCGGGGACACGCTGGGGACACGCTGGGGACACCTTTGGTAGGGAGGACGTCGCTGGTGGGACACAAGGGGACACCAGGTAGGTGGCAGGGGACACGCTGGGGACCCAAGTGCCACACTGTGCCTGTGGGTGACCAGTGGCCACCATGTCCCCATTGTGgcttgtccctgtccctgcagcgGTGGCCTTGGGGGTGGCTGAGAAGGTGACACACAGCGGGGTGACAAAGGACAAGGTGAGGTGGGTTGGGGACCAGGGTGGGCAcgtggggggacacaggggacacGGGGCGTCTGGAGACGGGTGgcaagggggctgggggcggggggggggggggggtgacaAGGGGAAACACCAGTCTGGGAGGGGACTCAGGGTCAGGGGTGGCTGGTGTCCCTGTGTCACCCTTCGTGTCACCCCCAGGCCACCCCCTGCAAGGACAGGATGGGGCACCCCCCTGGCAGAGGTAGGTCTGGCCCATGTGACACCTGCAGGTGTTtctgtgtccccccaccccgtgtccccgtgtcccccccagTGACCTCTGTGCCCCCACCATGTCCCTCCatgtccccagtgtccccccatGTCTCCCCAGCGGCACTGGGCTCCCTGGTGACGCAGCTGCAGGCCCTGGGCGCCGCCATCCTCGGGGACGATGGGGACAACGATGACATCGCCGACCCCCCTCCAAACCCGGGCACGCCGGTGAGtcacccccaccaccccagccagggGGGAGGAGACCAGTTTGGCCCAGTTTGGCATTGGGGGGACCCAAATGTCCCTTCCCAGGTGTCACTCAGCTCCTGCTCAGGTTGTGGCTAAGGTGACAGGGGGGAGGGGACATGGCAGGGGACACGAGTTGGAAGAGcgaaaggaggaagaggagaagaaggGAGCGATGTGTAAAGCAATTAGATATGCAAACTAGATTGCTCAAGTGAAAACTTCAGCCCCCGGGTAATTAATTAAGCGAAAGTGatgagggcaggagggggaggggtTGGACGCGACTTTAGACCGGGTTCAAGGTCGTTGTGCCGTGGGTGACGATGCTTTGGCGATAACGATGCTTTGGCGATAACGAGGATGGTTCCCTGCCCCCTTATCAGCGCTAATTAAGGCTGAACAACCCGGGGCACAAAACTCGTTTGCGATTAATTAGGGGAAAGATGCCAAGGtcgcctgggggggggggggggggacacggacGACACGGCACCCACCGGTGTGGGGGGAGGGTAGCGTGGATCTGGACAGCCTTCGCCTGGCTCTGGCATCGGCTCCGGGAATTCCGGATCCCGCCACGGATATTCCCGGATCCTGGGGGCGCGCCCTGCATCCCACCCGCCGCGGCGGGGAAGAGCCGCTGGGAAATTGTTAGGTTTAGCCAATCAAACAGGCCCAAAGGGTGTTTTCCAAGGATATTTCCCAAGAATATTAATTTTCCCCCGAGGATATTTCCCAAGACTATCTATTTCTCCCGAGGGTATTTCCCAGGAATATTTATGTTCCCAAGGATATTTCCCAAGAATATTTACGTTCCTGAGGATATTTCCCAAGAATATTCTATGTTCCCGAGGATATTTCCCAAGAATATTTACGTTCCCGAGGATATTTCCCAAGAATATTCACGTTCCCGAGGATATTTCCCAAGAATATTTACGTTCCCGAGGATATTTCCCAAGAATATTCTATGTTCCCGAGGATATTTCCCAGGAATATTTATGTTCCCGAGGATATTTCCCAAGAATATTTTATGTTCCCGAGGATATTTCCCAAGAATATTTACGTTCCTGAGGATATTTCCCAAGAATATTTACGTTCCTGAGGATATTTCCCAAGAATATTTTATGTTCCTGAGGATATTTCCCAAGAATATTCTATGTTCCCGAGGATATTTCCCAAGAATATTTACGTTCCCGAGGATATTTCCCAAGAATATTTACGTTCCCGAGGATATTTCCCAAGAATATTTTATGTTCCCGAGGATATTTCCCAAGAATATTTACGTTCCTGAGGATATTTCCCAAGAATATTTTATGTTCCTGAGGATATTTCCCAAGAATATTTACGTTCCCGAGGATATTTCCCAAGAATATTTTATGTTCCCAAGGATATTTCCCAAGAATATTTACGTTCCCGAGGATATTTCCCAAGAATATTTTACGTTCCCGAGGATATTTCCCAAGAATATTTTACGTTCCCGAGGATATTTCCCAAGAATATTTTACGTTCCCGAGGATATTTCCCGAGGATATTTCCCAAGAATATTTTATGTTCCCGAGGATATTTCCCAAGAATATTTACGTTCCCGAGGATATTTCCCAAGGATATTTCCCAAGAATACCCGTTTCCTGAGGATATCAGTATTTTCCGATCCTTCAACATACGGTTGTGGATTTTCTACTCAGCATCTCATGGAGTAAAAGAATGGGTAGGAACCTCAGCTGAAACACATTgagtaaaagaaatacatgtttcccaagaatatttgtttcccaagaatatttgtttcccaagaatatttgtttcccaagaatatttgtttcccaagaatatttgtttcccaggATATCAGTGTTCTCAGATCCTTCAACATACGGTTGTGGATTTACTACTTGGCATCTTGCGGACTAAATAAATGGTTGGGAACCTCAGCTAAAACACGTGGagtagaatattttatttcccaagaatattttatttcccaagaatattttatttcccaagaatattttatttcccaagATATCGGTGTTTTCTGATCCTTCAACGTACGGTTGTGGATTTACTACTCGGCATCTCATGGAGTAAAAAACCAAGTGGGAACCTCAGCTGAAATACGTGGagtaaaatacttgttttccaatattttaatttccaagaatttttatttcccaagaATATTTATTTCCCAGGATATCGGTGTTTTCCGATCCTCCAACGTACGGTTGTGGATTTACAACTCTGCACTCAGGGAGTAAAAAAAACAAGTGGGAAACTTAGCTGAAATACGTGGAGTAAAATAAATACGTGTTTTCCAATAATATTTTATTCcccaatattttattttccaagaatttttatttcccaggAATATTTATTTCCCAGGATATCGATGTTTTCTGATCCTCCAATGTACGGTTGTGGATTTACCACTTGGCACCTCACGGAGTGAAAAAACAGGTGGGAACCTCAGCTGAAATACATGGagtaaaatacttgttttccaagaatattttaatttccaagaatattttaatttccaagaatattttaatttccaaggatattttaatttccaagaatattttaatttccaggaTATTGGTGTTTTCTGATCCTTCAACATACACTTGTGGATTTACTACTCGGCATCTCACGGAGTAAAAAACCAGTTGGGAACCTCCACTGAAATACGTGgaataaagaaattttttttttttttgcatttccatgCAAAATAATACGTGGAAAATCGGGAAAAGCTCCCGGAGGTGGTGGGAAATGGGTTTGGATCAGGTCCTCTCCTGGTTGGGTTGGTGACCATCCTCCGGGACTTGCGTTGGGAGAAGAGGGTGACGCCGTTGGATTTCCAAGGATAACGCCGGGAACCAGCGACCGTCAGCTCGGGGCTGAACCGGGAGAACCGAGGTGGGGACGTGGCGCGGAGGACCCGAGTCCCGGGGCGATGGTGGTGGTTAATGATTGCCAGCATCCGACGTTCCCCGTTGATCCCGGAGGTCAAATATCCCGGGGAGATAAGAGCCACCTGCCCGGTTCCCCGTCGGTTGCCAACTGCTCCGAGCTCGTTAATATTTCACCAATTAACCTGCTGATGTTAATTACCCTGGAGCAATAAAAGAGCTGGAAGAGGTtggaaaaggagctggaaaaaaacgTGGTCAAGTCTCCAGCTCTCCAGTATAACcagtaaagaaaggaaatggggAGTAAGATCTGGGTGGTGTTTGAGGTGGTGGACACCCAGCGTGAGCTGCGGCCGTAATTAAAACCCACCGATGGTTAATTAATCGGTTAATCAATTAATCAGGAGCTAACTGGGAAGTAGCAGTAGGAACGGGGTTGGTTTTTCTTCTACCTTGAGTAGATGGTTGAGTGGCTCCTTGGGGCTTCTCCAAAGTCAACCAGTCATGGAAAGTCCCAAGCTCCAAGGCCAGTCCCACCAGTGACCTCCTGGTGGGTTTGGTGGAGGCTTCTCCAAAGTCAACCAGTCATGGAAAGTCCCAAGCTCCAAGGCCAGTCCCACCAGTGACCTCCTGGTGGGTTTGGTGGAGGCTTCTCCAAAGTCAACCAGTCATGGAAAGTCCCAAGCTCCAAGGCCAGTCCCACCAGTGACCTCCTGGTGGGTTTGGTGGAGGCTTCTCCAAAGTCAACCAGTCATGGAAAGTCCCAAGCTCCAAGGCCAGTCCCACCAGTGACCTCCTGGTGGCTTTGGTGGAGGCTTCTCCAAAGTCAACCAGTCATGGAAAGTCCCAAGCTCCAAGGCCAGTCCCACCAGTGACCTCCTGGTGGCTTTGGTGGAGGCTTCTCCAAAGTCAACCAGTTACGGAAGGGAAAGTCCCAAgctcttcaggccagtcccaCCAGTGACCTACTGGTGGGTTTGGGTGGGAAAGCATCTTTGAGGGAGAGGAATGTGGGAAATGGTGGGATAACGTTCCTGAGGCACGTGTGTGACTCAAGACCTTggtcttccttctgcttccgTAGGAACCGCTGAGCACCGGGAtgagcggctggaaagctgtcGTTGAACCTTCATCCAACGGAGAAGACCCACCTGGAAAGCGCGGCCAGCATTCCCCGGAGCTTTGTTGGCAGCCTGTGAGTTGTCACCAccggagaagctgtggagaaCATCTCCAGATGTTCAGGAACATCCCCGTGATGGACAATCCAGGCCTTTCCGTGGGGAAATCTGGCATTTCCTCCCCCAAATCTTGATGGATCATCAAGGAAATTCCGATGAGTCTGTCGTGTCCGGGTGATCTTCTTCTCCATGGAACCCAGCCAAGGTGCCCACCCACCTTACACGTAGGTGTTAGTAGGGTGTATCCAGGAATGGGGACCAGTTTGGCACTGGTGGGAGCTCGCACCCCCGTGTGTCACCCGTAGATGACAGTGCCATCCCAGTTTGGCTGGTGGGACCCTCACGTCATCCCAGAGGTGACAGTCGCATTCCAGTTTGGCACTGGTGGGACCCCCGTGTTGCCCCATAACCAAAAGTGCCATCCCAGTTTGGACCAGTCCAGGACTGGTAGAACCCCGTATCACCCTGTGACACCTCTTAGGTAGCAATTCCATCCCAGTTTGGACCAGTCTGGCACTGGTGGGACCCCCATATCACCCCATAGGTGTGCTATCCCAGTCTGTCACAGGTGGGACCCCCATGTCACCCCGTGTCACCTCCCAGGTGGCAGCACCATCCCAGTTTGGCCCAGTCACTTACTGGTTCTCCCCATCCGGGTGACCCaacacttttttatttcattttacagttttgCCCCTTTTTTGCACCATTTCAGCCCATTAAAGCTCATAGGGTGACATCGCTGGTGGCACCGTGTCCTGTTCGGGGAAGGGGGGTGGCACTTGGGTACGTGTCCCCTACAGTACTGGGCAGGGGGGCACATCTCTGGGAGGGACAGGAGAGTCCTGGGGGGGACGCAGCGGTCTCCCATGGGGACAGAGGTGTCCCCAGGAGGGGACATTGGGCCCCcccatggggacaggggtgTCCCAGGGAGGGGACACGGTGTGATCCCGAGGGTGGCTGCCGGCGGGCAGAAGGACCCGGGGGCGCCCGCCACAGCGCGGTCCCCACGGCAACgtccgtcccgccccccgcgccgccaTTGGCTGCTGAATTCCCGCTCTGCGTGCGCTGATTGGCCGATACGGAAGCGGAGTGAACGAGGGGTACGCGTAACTGGGAGGCGGCCCCAAACCAGTACGGCGCCCGAGCTGGGAGAGAGCGCTGAACTGGGCCCAGGGCCCTGAACTGGGCCAGGAGCTGAACTGGGCCCAGAGCACTGAACTGGACCCAGGACCCTGAACTAGGCCAGGAGCTAAACTGGGCCCAGAGCCCTGAACTGGGCTCAGGGCCCTGAACTGGGCCCAGGGCCCTGAACTGGGCCAGGAGCTGAACTGGGCCCAGAGCACTGAACTGGACCCAGGACCCTGAACTAGGCCAGGAGCTGAACTGGGCCCAGAGCCCTGAACTGGGCCCAGGGCCCTGAACTGGGCCAGGAGCTGAACTGGGTCCAGAGCCCTGAACTGGGCTCAGGGCCCTGAACTGGACCAGGAGCTGAACTAGGCCCAGAGCCCTGAACTGGGCTCAGGGCCCTGAACTGGACCAGGAGCTGAACTAGGCCCAGAGCCCTGAACTAGGCCCAGAGCCCTGAACTGGACCCAGGACGCTGAACTGGGCCCAGAACCCTGAACTGGGCTCAGGGCCCTGAACTGGGCCAGGAGCTTAACTGGGCCCAGAGCCCTGAACTGGGCCAGGAGCTGAACTAGGCCCAGAGCGCTGAACTAGGCCCAGAGCCCTGAACTGGGCCCAGGACCCTGAACTGGGCCAGGAGCTGAACTGGGCTCAGGGCCCTGAACTGGGCCAGGAGCTGAACTGGACTCAGGGCCCTGAACTGGGCCAGCCATTAAACCCCCCCGCCCTCCCacttccccccagccccctcactCACAAGCCcagcacccccctccccaccgaGCCCCCTGGCAGAGCGGCCGATGCTTGGCCAAGCCGCTGCGCAGGCGGAAGTGGCGGCCGCAGCGCTCGCAGGCCCGCCCGGCCCCGTCGTGGGTCTTCATGTGCTCCGTCAGGTGATGCTTCAGCTTGAAGCGCTTGTGGCAGGCGGCGCAGGCGAAGGGGCGCAGGCTGAAGGTCAACATGATGTGTCGATCCCGCTTGGGTTTGACCGCAAAGCGCTTCCCGCACAAGCAACCGAAACGTTTACCGTCGGGAGCCGCTCCCAACTTCACCGGAGCGTGGAGAGCTTGACCCCGCCCCAAGATCTCGTTCCCGTGAAGGTCCACCGGTTTCCAAGATGGTTGAGGGAACACGGATGCGCTGCCGGTTGTCATCATGGCGCTGCCGGTTGTCACCGTCgtgccgctgccgcccgccgggATGACGTAGCTCACCTCTGCCGGCGCGAAGCCGCCCGCCAGCTCCGACGCTGGTAGGAGACCCTCAACCGTGGTGGCGTCACCCACCTCCTGCTTGATGTAGAAGATCTTGGGGGGCTCATGGGGGGCTCCGGGCACCCcgtcttcctcctcctcctcctccagcacgATCTGGAGAGCATCGGtggggcggtggcggcggcggtggccgccttcttcctcctcttcttcttcctcctcgTCCTCCTCCACACAGATCTTGAGGACCTCCTCGCCGGCGTCCTTCAGGAGGGAGCTAAGGGATGACGTTGCCGCCGGCGCCACGTCTGCAGCCACACGGATTTTGAGGACCTCCTCGCCCCCCTCCTTGGTGAAAGACGGTGTGGCCACCTCACCACCACGGGTGGCCCACGAAGAGCCATCACCACCACGCAtgggccatgaagatgatgctGAAGAGCCATCGCCACCACGGGAGGCCCACAAGGACGTTCCGTCACCACCGCGGGTGGGACACGAAGAGCTGTCGCCACCACGTAcgggccatgaagatgatgctGAAGAGCCATCACCACCACGGGTGGCCCACGAGGATGTTCCATCACCACCGCGGGTTGGACACGATGGCCCATCTCCACCACGAGTGGTCCAGGATGATCCTCCATCTCCACCGTGGGTGGTACATGAGGACCCATCGCCACGGGTGGTCCACGACGATGCTCCGTCTCCGCCGTGGGTGGCACATGAAGACCCATCTCCCCCACGGGTGGTCCACGATGAGGATGAAGACCCATCCCCACCATGGGTGACGCATGAAGACCCATCTCCACCACGGGTGGTCCACGATGACGAAGCCTCCCCGCCGCGGCTGCTTGACGATGACGACGTCCCCCTCGCTGCCCCGGCCAGCCCACCGGCACGTCCCACCCTCCAACTCCCTCAGGATCTCGGAGCACTGATCCACCACGTGCCACATCTGGAGACCACTGGCCACCAAGAGATGCCCGGGCAGGGCCTCCAACAACAACGTCAAGCGCCCCGAGTAGATGAGGTGCAGGAGCCCCTCGAAGGCGTCGGGATCGATGGCGGGGGGCAGCAAGAGGCGCCCCCCATCTTGGAGAAGCAACTTGTCGTGGAAGAAAGGGGACGCGGCGGCCAAGACGCTCTTGTGGGCTGGGAAGATGCGCCCACCCACGTGGACGGCCACGTCGCAGAACTTCCCCTCCAGCCGCAGGCGGTTGAGGGAATCCAGCAGCGCCGCCGcgtgctgggggaaggagatCTGCACCCGGCCCCCCTCCGCCGCCATCCTCCCGCCGCCGGCCTGCGGGGACACCTCTGTCACCCAGGGGGGCCACCTCGGGTGCCTGGTTGCCCCCTTGGATGCCTAGTTGCCACCTTAGGTGCCCGGTAGGCCCCCTTGGGTGCCCAGTTGCCCCCCCTTGGATGCCTAGTTGCCACCTTAGGTGCCCGGTAGGCCCCCTTGGGTGCCCAG belongs to Falco peregrinus isolate bFalPer1 chromosome 21 unlocalized genomic scaffold, bFalPer1.pri SUPER_21_unloc_1, whole genome shotgun sequence and includes:
- the LOC129783257 gene encoding uncharacterized protein LOC129783257 — encoded protein: MVTLSARLHRVGQQLRVLQGLMSPAVALDQARWRQDPAGDCLVAKVTGSTHLLAGTVAKVRRSGERGHAGDTLGTPLVGRTSLVGHKGTPAVALGVAEKVTHSGVTKDKATPCKDRMGHPPGRVSPHVSPAALGSLVTQLQALGAAILGDDGDNDDIADPPPNPGTPEPLSTGMSGWKAVVEPSSNGEDPPGKRGQHSPELCWQPVSCHHRRSCGEHLQMFRNIPVMDNPGLSVGKSGISSPKS
- the LOC101920284 gene encoding LOW QUALITY PROTEIN: zinc finger and BTB domain-containing protein 9 (The sequence of the model RefSeq protein was modified relative to this genomic sequence to represent the inferred CDS: deleted 1 base in 1 codon; substituted 1 base at 1 genomic stop codon) yields the protein MAAEGGRVQISFPQHAAALLDSLNRLRLEGKFCDVAVHVGGRIFPAHKSVLAAASPFFHDKLLLQDGGRLLLPPAIDPDAFEGLLHLIYSGRLTLLLEALPGHLLVASGLQMWHVVDQCSEILRELEGGTCRWAGRGSEGDVVIVKQPRRGGFVIVDHPWWRWVFMRHPWWGWVFILIVDHPWGRWVFMCHPRRRRSIVVDHPWRWVLMYHPRWRWRIILDHSWWRWAIVSNPRWXWTSSWATRGGDGSSASSSWPVRGGDSSSCPTRGGDGTSLWASRGGDGSSASSSWPMRGGDGSSWATRGGEVATPSFTKEGGEEVLKIRVAADVAPAATSSLSSLLKDAGEEVLKICVEEDEEEEEEEEEGGHRRRHRPTDALQIVLEEEEEEDGVPGAPHEPPKIFYIKQEVGDATTVEGLLPASELAGGFAPAEVSYVIPAGGSGTTVTTGSAMMTTGSASVFPQPSWKPVDLHGNEILGRGQALHAPVKLGAAPDGKRFGCLCGKRFAVKPKRDRHIMLTFSLRPFACAACHKRFKLKHHLTEHMKTHDGAGRACERCGRHFRLRSGLAKHRPLCQGARWGGGCWACE